From a region of the Eulemur rufifrons isolate Redbay chromosome 7, OSU_ERuf_1, whole genome shotgun sequence genome:
- the ACTL7A gene encoding actin-like protein 7A: protein MALDNVWGPPAAIIGDGPAKRVGDQAPTQTQALQTASLRDGPAKRAVWVRHKTLEPKDPTKSAMANGKPKQEMAKAVVVDLGTGYCKCGFAGLPRPSHRISTTVGKPYMETAKTGDNRKETYVGQEIADSELHLKLVNPLRHGIIVDWDTVQDIWEYLFRQEMKIAPEEHAVLVSDPPLSPHTNREKYAEMLFETFNTPAMHIAYQSRLSMYSYGRTSGLVVEVGHGVSYVVPIYEGYPLPSITGRLDYAGSDLTFYLMGLMNSSGKHFTEDQIGIVEDIKKKCCFVALDPIEEKKVPPNEHIIQYILPDGNEIELCQERFLCSEMFFKPSLIKSMQLGLHTQTVSCLNKCDVALKRDLMGNILLCGGSTMLSGFPNRLQKELSSMCPNDTPQVNVLPERDSSVWTGGSILASLQGFQPLWVHRSEYEEHGPFFLYRRCF from the coding sequence ATGGCTCTTGACAACGTGTGGGGTCCACCGGCAGCAATCATAGGGGATGGGCCTGCCAAGAGGGTGGGTGATCAGGCCCCTACACAGACACAGGCCCTCCAGACTGCCTCCTTAAGGGATGGCCCAGCAAAGCGGGCAGTGTGGGTCCGCCATAAGACTTTGGAGCCCAAAGATCCTACCAAATCAGCAATGGCCAATGGGAAGCCCAAGCAAGAGATGGCCAAAGCAGTGGTCGTGGACCTTGGCACTGGCTACTGTAAATGTGGCTTTGCCGGCCTGCCAAGGCCCTCTCACAGGATCTCAACAACAGTGGGCAAGCCCTACATGGAGACTGCCAAGACTGGGGATAATCGCAAGGAGACATACGTGGGGCAGGAGATTGCCGATTCAGAGCTTCATCTCAAGCTAGTTAATCCTCTGAGACATGGCATCATCGTGGACTGGGACACAGTGCAGGATATCTGGGAATATCTCTTCCGACAAGAAATGAAGATCGCCCCAGAGGAGCATGCGGTCTTGGTTTCAGACCCACCCCTGAGCCCACACACCAACAGAGAGAAGTATGCTGAAATGCTGTTTGAAACCTTCAACACTCCTGCAATGCACATCGCCTACCAGTCTCGCCTGTCCATGTACTCCTATGGAAGGACCTCCGGCCTGGTGGTGGAGGTTGGCCACGGCGTGTCCTATGTGGTCCCCATCTATGAGGGATACCCTTTGCCCAGCATCACCGGAAGGCTAGACTACGCAGGTTCTGACTTGACATTCTACCTGATGGGCCTGATGAACAGTTCAGGGAAGCACTTCACTGAGGACCAGATAGGCATCGTGGAGGACATCAAGAAGAAATGCTGCTTTGTGGCTCTGGATCCCATCGAAGAGAAGAAAGTCCCTCCCAATGAGCATATAATCCAGTACATTCTGCCTGATGGGAATGAGATAGAACTGTGCCAGGAAAGGTTCCTCTGCTCAGAGATGTTCTTCAAGCCATCTCTCATCAAGTCTATGCAGCTGGGCCTCCACACCCAGACAGTGTCCTGCCTTAACAAGTGTGACGTTGCCCTCAAACGGGATCTCATGGGGAACATCCTGCTCTGTGGGGGCAGCACTATGCTCAGCGGTTTCCCTAACCGTCTGCAGAAGGAGCTGAGTAGCATGTGTCCCAATGACACCCCGCAGGTAAATGTGTTGCCTGAGAGAGACAGTTCAGTGTGGACTGGTGGCTCCATCCTGGCGTCACTTCAGGGCTTCCAACCACTGTGGGTCCACCGCTCTGAGTATGAGGAACACGGGCCTTTCTTCCTCTACAGAAGATGCTTCTGA